The genomic stretch CGGGGTACCGGTCTTCAAGCGGCCGAGCGTCAGGCCGAGGGCCTCGAGCCGCGTCGACAGGCCCAGCACCGGCTTCTCGCCGACCCGACCGGCAGGGACAGTCTCCTCGCCGCGGTGGATCAGGCCTCGCAGGAACGTGCCGGTAGTGAGGACGACGGCCCTGGCTGCGAACCGGCGCCCGTCCAGCAGGACCGCGCCCGCAATGCGGCCGTCGGTGACGATCAGATCGTCGACCTCCCCTTCGATCACTGTCAGATTTGGCTGCGCAAGGATCGCGGCCTGCATCGCCTGCCGGTAGAGCTTGCGGTCCGCTTGGGCGCGCGGCCCACGCACGGCGGCGCCCTTCCGACGATTGAGCACACGAAACTGGATGCCGGCCGCATCGGCGACCCGCCCCATCAGCCCGTCCATGGCATCGATCTCGCGCACTAGGTGGCCTTTGCCGAGACCGCCAATGGCGGGATTGCAGCTCATTTCGCCGATCGTCGCGAACTTGTGGGTGATCAGCGCCGTCGGCACGCCCAGTCGCGCCGCAGCCGCAGCTGCTTCGCTGCCGGCATGGCCCCCACCTACAACAATGACGCCGAAGTCGGTCATCTCTGAGAAATCCTTTGGAGCGCGGGTCTAGTCCAATGTTTCACGTGAATCAACGTGCGAGCGTGCTCCCAAGTGTTCCACGTGAATCACTTGCCGATGCAGAAGGCGCTGAACAATCGGTCCAGCACGGATTCGGCATCCATCCGACCCAGCAGTCTTTCGAGCGCGAATGACGCTTGCCGCAGATCCTCCGCAGCGAGCTCCGAGCTGTCGAGATGACCATCCACCCGGCTGAGACTGCCAACCGCGCCAAGCAACGCCTCGCGATCCCGCTCATGACTCACCAGCAGCTCGGCGGGGCGCACCGAGGCTGCCCCCGACGCTTCGTAGAGCCGGTCGACCAAGGCTGCAATGCCTGCGCCTGTGTCAGCCGATACGACCAGATCAGCGCCCGCTACGGCGCCGAGATCGCTCTTGGTGCCAATCACCAGGAACGGCGGCAAAGAGCCATCATCCGGAGACGGCATCGTTCGCTCCGTCGCGACATCCGGCGCCCGCAACCACAGCACCAGATCGGCGCCGAGCATTGCCTGCCTAGCCCGCTCGACCCCCATGGCTTCGGCTTTCGAGCTGGTCTCACGGAGCCCCGCGCTATCCACCAGGATGATCAGCTGCCCCCTGACGTCGAGCGGAACTTCCTTGAGGTCCCGAGTGGTCCCCGGCTCGTCGGAGACAATCGCGGCATCCGAGCGCGATAGCGCGTTGAGAAGGCTCGATTTGCCGGCATTTGGAGGCCCGGCCAGGACGACGCGGAAGCCACTGCGGAGAATCCGCCCTCGACCACGCGTAGCCAGCACCTCGCCGATCTCCTGCTCCAACGCCGCAACATCGGCCGCAAAGCTGTGTGACAAACCTCCAACGTCACTCTCGTCGGAGAAGTCGATCTGCGCTTCGATCTCGGCCCTGAGGTCAAGCAGCCGCTCGCGCCAACCCTCGACCTGCCGCGTGAGGCCACCTTCCAGCCGTGCGTAGGCGAGCGCTCGCTGGTTCTCCGTCTCGGCCTCGATCAGGTCGCCGAGCCCCTGGGCCTCCACCAGGTCCAGCTTGCCGTTCTCAAAAGCCCGACGCGTGAACTCACCGGCTTCGGCGAGTCGGATGCCGGGTTGGGAGCTGAGTTTGCGCAGCGCGGCTCGGACCACCGCCGGCGAGCCATGCACCTGCAACTCGGCGCAATCCTCGCCGGTAAAACTGTTGGGTCCCGGCATCCAGGCGACGAGCCCCCGATCCAGCGTCTCACCGCCGATGCGGATATCGCTGAGCTTGAGCTGCCGCGGCGCCGGCAGGGCGCCGAGCATATCGCTCAGCACACGGCCGGCCATCGGACCCGACAGCCGGATGACCGCGACACCTGAGGGCAGGGCGCCGGAAGAGAGCGCTACGATCGTCTCATCGCTGCGCATGCTGGGTCCTGTATTCCCCCGCAGCGAATGGCCACCTCACCCGGCGTTGCAGGCTGACCTCTCCCCCGAGGGAGAGGTAGCGCCATGGCGAGATCGTGCCCCGACTTGCCTCTTCCTTGCGGGCGAGGTCGCCGCGCAGCGGCGAGTGAGGGGGCCTTCTTACGCCCATATGGATTAGGTGTTCATCGAGTCGAAGAAGTCGGAGTTCGTCTTGGTCTGACGGATCTTGTCCATCAGGAACTCCATGGCATCCACCGTGCCCATCGGGTTGAGGATGCGGCGCAGCACGTACATCTTCCTGAGGATATCGGGCTCGACCAGCAGCTCTTCCTTGCGGGTGCCGGACTTGGTGACGTCCATCGCCGGGAACACGCGCTTGTCGGACACCTTGCGGTCCAGCACGATTTCCGAGTTGCCGGTGCCCTTGAACTCTTCGAAGATCACTTCATCCATGCGCGAGCCGGTATCGATCAGTGCCGTCGAAATAATGGTCAGCGAACCCCCATCTTCGATATTGCGAGCGGCGCCGAAGAAGCGCTTGGGCCGCTGCAGCGCATTGGCGTCGACACCGCCGGTCAGCACCTTGCCCGAGCTCGGCACCACCGTGTTGTAGGCGCGGCCGAGGCGAGTGATCGAATCGAGCAGGATCACCACGTCGCGCTTGTGCTCGACCAGGCGCTTCGCCTTCTCGATCACCATTTCGGCGACCTGGACGTGACGCGACGCCGGCTCGTCGAAGGTCGAGGAGATGACCTCGCCCTTCACCGAGCGCTGCATGTCGGTGACTTCTTCCGGCCGCTCGTCGATCAGCAGCACGATCAGGTAGCACTCGGGATGATTGATTGCGATCGATTGTGCAATATTCTGCAACAATACGGTCTTACCAGTACGCGGCGGCGCAACAATCAGGGCGCGCTGGCCTTTGCCGAGCGGCGCCACCAAATCCATGATCCGGGCGCTCTTGTCCTTGACCGTGGGATCCGGCAGCTCGAGCCGCAGCCGCTCGTCGGGATAGAGCGGCGTCAGGTTGTCGAAGTTGATCTTGTGGCGGACCTTTTCCGGGTCCTCGAAATTGATGGTGTTGACCTTGAGGAGCGCAAAGTAGCGCTCGCCTTCCTTGGGTGACCGGATCTGGCCTTCGACCGTGTCGCCGGTCCTGAGTGAGAAGCGGCGGATCTGCGAGGGCGAGACGTAGATATCGTCCGGGCCGGGCAGGTAGTTGGCGTCCGGGGAGCGGAGGAACCCGAAGCCGTCGGGCAGCACTTCCACCACGCCTTCGCCGGTGATGTCGACTTCACGCGCCGCCAGCTCCTTGAGGATGGCGAACATCAGTTCCTGCTTACGCATGGTCGAGGCGTTCTCGACCTCGTAAGTCTCGGCGAATTCAAGCAATTCGGCAGGCGTTTTGGCCTTGAGCTCGCTGAGCTTCATATTTTCCATTGCGCGGAAGACCCTTGGGCAATCGTAAGTGGCGGGAATGTACGGAGAGGGGGGTTCGCCCGGAAAGCGCCGGGGAGGCGCCCATCGATCAGGCAGTGCGCTTCAGATAGCTAAAAGCTTCGCCACATTCAAGCGGAATGCGGATTCACGTGGAACAACGGCTGCTCACCGCCGCCCTCAGAACGGCTTCACCACCACGGAAATCACGATGACGATGGCGATGACGAACGGCACTTCGTTGATCATGCGGAAGAACTTCGCGGGCCGGGTGTTCCGGTCATTGGCAAAGTCGCGCAGTACGCGGCCATAAAAGCCATGAATGCCGCTCAACAGGATTACCATCAGCGCCTTGAGCCACATCCAGCCCTGCGAGAAATCGACGATGCCGAAGCCGAAGGCCAGCCATAGTCCGAACACCCAGGTGGCAACCATCGCCGGCGTGGTGATGCCGCGGTAAAGCCGGCGCTCCATCACCTTGAAGGTCTCCGACTGCACCGATCCCTTCTCGGCGTCGGCGTGGTAGACGAACAGCCGCGGCAGATAGAGCATCCCCGCCATCCAGGCGATAACCGACAGGATGTGCAGTGCCTTGACCCATTCCATGCCCTAAGCTCCCCGCGCCACTTCAATCAGCCGTTCGACATGCGCGATCGGCGTTTCGGGCACGATCCCGTGCCCCAGGTTGAAGATATGTGGCCGGCCGCGAAACGCCGCAACGATCTCGCGCACCCGATTGTCCATCTGCTCGCCGCCAGCCAGCAACCGCAGGGGATCGAGGTTACCCTGCACCCCGAGGCCTGCCGGCAGCTCGGCGGCAAAGCCCAGCGGCGTAGCATAGTCGAGCCCCAGCACGTTGACGCCGGTCGCCTTGGCATAGGCCGGCAGGTTCCCTGCCGCCCCGCGTGGGAAGCCGATGACCGGGGCGTTCGGGACAAGCTTCCTCAGCCCTTCGACGATCCGCCGGTTCGGCTCGATCACCCAGTTGCGAAATGCCACCTCGTCGAGGTTGAGCGCCCAGCTCTCGAACAGCTGCAC from Devosia sp. A16 encodes the following:
- the mnmE gene encoding tRNA uridine-5-carboxymethylaminomethyl(34) synthesis GTPase MnmE encodes the protein MRSDETIVALSSGALPSGVAVIRLSGPMAGRVLSDMLGALPAPRQLKLSDIRIGGETLDRGLVAWMPGPNSFTGEDCAELQVHGSPAVVRAALRKLSSQPGIRLAEAGEFTRRAFENGKLDLVEAQGLGDLIEAETENQRALAYARLEGGLTRQVEGWRERLLDLRAEIEAQIDFSDESDVGGLSHSFAADVAALEQEIGEVLATRGRGRILRSGFRVVLAGPPNAGKSSLLNALSRSDAAIVSDEPGTTRDLKEVPLDVRGQLIILVDSAGLRETSSKAEAMGVERARQAMLGADLVLWLRAPDVATERTMPSPDDGSLPPFLVIGTKSDLGAVAGADLVVSADTGAGIAALVDRLYEASGAASVRPAELLVSHERDREALLGAVGSLSRVDGHLDSSELAAEDLRQASFALERLLGRMDAESVLDRLFSAFCIGK
- the rho gene encoding transcription termination factor Rho — translated: MENMKLSELKAKTPAELLEFAETYEVENASTMRKQELMFAILKELAAREVDITGEGVVEVLPDGFGFLRSPDANYLPGPDDIYVSPSQIRRFSLRTGDTVEGQIRSPKEGERYFALLKVNTINFEDPEKVRHKINFDNLTPLYPDERLRLELPDPTVKDKSARIMDLVAPLGKGQRALIVAPPRTGKTVLLQNIAQSIAINHPECYLIVLLIDERPEEVTDMQRSVKGEVISSTFDEPASRHVQVAEMVIEKAKRLVEHKRDVVILLDSITRLGRAYNTVVPSSGKVLTGGVDANALQRPKRFFGAARNIEDGGSLTIISTALIDTGSRMDEVIFEEFKGTGNSEIVLDRKVSDKRVFPAMDVTKSGTRKEELLVEPDILRKMYVLRRILNPMGTVDAMEFLMDKIRQTKTNSDFFDSMNT
- the hemJ gene encoding protoporphyrinogen oxidase HemJ: MEWVKALHILSVIAWMAGMLYLPRLFVYHADAEKGSVQSETFKVMERRLYRGITTPAMVATWVFGLWLAFGFGIVDFSQGWMWLKALMVILLSGIHGFYGRVLRDFANDRNTRPAKFFRMINEVPFVIAIVIVISVVVKPF